The DNA segment TTTATTCCGGAATCGACTTTCAAGTTGGTGGGACCGGAGATAAGGACGACCTTGGCTCCGGCATCATATGCCGCCCGGGCCAGGGCATAACCCATTTTCCCCGATGAACGATTGGATATGAAACGAACCGGATCAATTGCTTCGCGGCATGGTCCGGCGGTTACGACGACCGTTTTTTCTTCGAGGACTTTTTTTTTTGAAAAATACTGCAGAATAAACTGATAAATCTCTTCCGGCTCGGCCATGCGGCCCGGACCATAGGTTTCGCAAGCCATTTCCCCGGTATTGGGATCGATCATAATATAACCCAGTGATTTAAGATATTCGATATTATTTTGAGTTATCGGATTTAAGTACATATTGCTGTTCATTGATGGCGCAATCATAATCGGAGTCTTGGTGGCGCATACAACGGTAGTTAATAAATCGTCACAGATGCCGGAAGCCGCTTTCCCGATAAAATTGGCGGTGGCCGGGGCAATCACGAATAGATCCGGCCAAGCGGCCATGTCGATATGATGCGGTCCGACATAACGGTTTTCCGGAAACATCTTGATGGCCACTGGATTCTGGCTGACAGTCTCGACCGTCAATTCAGTTATGAATCTGGTCGAGGCCTCGGTCATTACCACCCGAACCTCGGCTCCAGCCTTTTTTAAAAGCCGAATCAAGATCGGGGTCTTATAAGCGGCAATACCACCTGTCAGACCCACCAGAATTTTCTTGTCTTTTAAAGGCATTTGGATTTGTTCAGGGAATTGGGCTTATATCAGTTAATCAAACCCTCATCATCGGGAAGCAAAACCATCTGATGACGGCCCGATTCAAGCAACTCGTTCTCACGAAAGAGCATCGAACCAACAAGCATCTTAACTTCCTCCAGATTGACCGGAGAAGGTCCCAAAAGAGCGCCTCTTTCCAGGATCATTTCCAGTTGAGAATCGCTAATCAATCCCAGATATTTTAGCTGCAATACATAACCACAAGATTCCCGCGTGAAATAGCGACGTTCCTGTTCGGTCAGAACCCTGGTCGAGAGGTTGGATTGACTGCCATCTATAATAAACTGCGAATCGGTTTGAAGCTGGTCCAGAACCCAGGAATATGCCGAGCTTATCTCATTGTCAGTAAAGCCGTTACTTTTAAGATAGGAAGAAATATCATCAATATTTTCAAGCTGACCCTGGTGGTCTTTTATATGCGACATCAGAAAAACGACAATTTCCAGAACACGGTTACCCACTATTAAGCCTTTCTAACGTAACCATTCAATAATCTTTAAAATACGCACAGATCGCCATGCAAGCAAGGATTATCTGGAAAAAATACCCTACCCTTAGTGCTTGAAATGCCTCACGCCCGTGAAGACCATGGCGGCCTTGGCCTTATTCGCCGCTTCAATTGCCTCCGGATCACCCTTGGATCCGCCTGGTTGAATAATGGCCGTTACTCCAGCCTCAGTCGCCACCTCAATGCCATCAGGCATGGGGAAAAAGGCATCGGAAGCCAGAACCGCCCCGCGGGTACGGTCTCCGGCCCTTTTCACGGCCAGTGCCGAAGCATCAACCCGGGAAGTCTGCCCCATGCCGATTCCGACAGTTGCCTTACCTTTGACAATTACAATTGCATTCGATTTCGTATGTTTGACAATTTTCCAGGCAAAAAGTAATGACTCAGTCTCTTCGTCAGTCGGTTTCCGATCGGTAACGGTCGTTAGAGAGGTTTTAAGGGTTTCGATATCATCGGCGGTTTGATAAAGCATTCCTCCCCTGACGAACTTATTGACCATCTCGCCTTCCGGACGCCCACCGATTATTTCGGGAAGAGCGAGTAGACGACGATTTTTTTTCTTTTTCATAAGCGCCAGAGCCTCTTCATCATAACCAGGCGCAAGGATACATTCCACAAAATGCGTCTGATGCAATAATTCGGCTGTCGCCAGATCGATCTTTTTATTCAGCCCGATTATCGACCCGAAAGCTGAAAGAGGGTCCGAGGCCAAAGCATCGCGATAGGCCTCGGCCAGAGTAGCCCCGACCGCGGCCCCGCAGGGATTGGCATGCTTGAGAACGCAGGCAAATGGTTCATCAAAATCCAGAAGCATTTCCAGGGTGGCATCGAGATCGGAGATGTTATTAAACGACAGTTCCTTACCAGCCAATATTTCCGCCCGGGCCAGAGTCGGACCGCTAAATTTTTTGTCGGCATAAAAAGCCGCCTTTTGATGAGGATTCTCTCCGTATCGCAATGACTGCAGATGATCAAATGACAGAGTGAGCTTTCGCGGAAATTCATCGTCTGTTTCCGGTTTCTTGCCAATGAAATAGTCCGCAATGGCTCTGTCATAGGTATTGGTCAGCGCAAAAGCCCGGCTGGCCAATTCCCGCCTTAATTCCAGACTCAGGGAACCATCATTACGCTTCAATTCATCGATTATCAAGGGATAATCAGACGGACCGGTAACCACTGCCACGCCCGAATAGTTTTTGGCGGCGGCGCGAACCATGGTCGGACCACCAATATCGATGTTTTCGATAATTTCCGCTTCCGATACATCTGGTTTTGCTACCGTCTTTTCAAACGGATATAGATTCACGATTACCATATCAATCGGCTTATATTCCTGGTGTATCATTTCGGCATTATCAGCCTCGCTGTCACGTCGGAACAGAATTCCGGCATGGATTTTGGGATGAAGGGTTTTAACTCGGCCGCCAAGTATCTCCGGCGCCCCGGTGAAGGTCGACACCGAGACCGCCTGAATGCCGGCCTTTTTCAAGGTTGCCAGGGTTCCACCGGTGGAAAGGATTTCGATGTCATTTTCCGCCAGAGCTTTGGCCAGTTCCACCAGACCGGTTTTGTCCGATACTGATATAAGAGCGCGTCTTATCTTTATCATTCCGCTCATGCTTATTTCCTCATCAATAACCTGGCCGCTTCGGCATACTTGGCGGCCGATTTTGTCACTATTTCCTCAGGAAGAGTTGGTCCCGGAGGAGTCTTGTCCCAGTCAAGACCGGAAAGGTAATCACGAATGAACTGCTTGTCAAATGACGGTTGGCCTTTTCCGGGAGTGTACTGATTGAGAGGCCAGAATCGCGATGAATCCGGTGAGAGGACCTCATCGATGACGATGAACTCTCCTTTGTGATAACCAAATTCAAACTTGGTATCGGCAATTATTATCCCCCGGCTACGGGCATAATCAGCGGCCCTGGTGTACATGGCCAATGATATGTCGCGGCACAGCCGGGCCGTTTCCTCGCCTACCATGGCCACCGATTTTTCATACGATATATTCTCATCATGACCGCCCTCGGCTTTGGTGGATGGAGTGAAAATCGGTTCTGGAAGTTTATCGGATTCCTTCAAATCAGCCGGGAAAGTAAAACCGTGGACGACATTCTGTCCTTTCTTGCGGGCCTGCTGCAGTTCTTTCCACATGGAACCGGATATATACCCGCGGACAATACATTCCATATCGACCCGTTCGGCCTTAACCACAATCATCGACCGGCCTTCCAGGATATCCCGGTATTTTTTCAGTTTATCAGGATATTGTCCAAAATCAGCGGTAACCAGATGCGATCTGACAACATCCTTAAGCAGGTCGAACCAGAAGAGTGACATTTCCGTCAACACCCTTCCTTTGCCCGGTATTCCATTCGGCAGGACAACATCAAAGGCCGAAATCCGGTCGGTTGTGACAATCAACAGCCGATCATCAAGATCATAAACATCGCGGACCTTTCCGCGACTGAATAAAGGATATTCCTTGATTTCGGTTTTTAAAACACATTTTTCCATATCAGTCGTATTTCCCTTTTATCAGATTATCAAGTGCCTGAGGATATATTTCATGTTCGATTTTCAATATACGGGCGGCCAGAGTATCCGGAGTATCATCCGGCATAACCGGGACCTTCTTTTGCATCAGGATGCGGCCGTTGTCGTAAATTTCATCGACCAGATGAACCGTGGCGCCCGATTCCCTTTCCCCGGCGGCAATAACCGCTTCATGGACAAAATGCCCGTACATCCCTTTGCCACCGAACTTGGGAAGCAGGGCAGGATGGATATTGGTTATCCTGTTTCGATATTTTTTCACGACTTCATTGGGTAGTAATTGCAGATACCCGGCCAGCGCAATATAATCGATCTCATACTGCGCCAGCATCTCCAGCAAATCGGTTGCGGCGGCGTTCTGATCAGGGTATTTTTTCGCTTTATATATAAAGGTCTCAATGCCGGCCTGAGTGGCTCGTTCCAGACCATAAGCGTTACTCTTATTCGATATCACCAGAACCACTTCGGCGGCCAATCGTCCTCCGGCCGCCGCCTCGATAATCGACTGCAGATTGGAACCGCTTCCTGAAATGAAAACAGCCAGTTTAGTCCTCTCGCTCATCGAATTCCTTCCTTAATATCCATCCAGCCAAATTCCGGATCTGTCCTTTTCCGTTATCATTACTG comes from the Candidatus Zixiibacteriota bacterium genome and includes:
- a CDS encoding phosphoribosylaminoimidazolesuccinocarboxamide synthase, with product MEKCVLKTEIKEYPLFSRGKVRDVYDLDDRLLIVTTDRISAFDVVLPNGIPGKGRVLTEMSLFWFDLLKDVVRSHLVTADFGQYPDKLKKYRDILEGRSMIVVKAERVDMECIVRGYISGSMWKELQQARKKGQNVVHGFTFPADLKESDKLPEPIFTPSTKAEGGHDENISYEKSVAMVGEETARLCRDISLAMYTRAADYARSRGIIIADTKFEFGYHKGEFIVIDEVLSPDSSRFWPLNQYTPGKGQPSFDKQFIRDYLSGLDWDKTPPGPTLPEEIVTKSAAKYAEAARLLMRK
- the purH gene encoding bifunctional phosphoribosylaminoimidazolecarboxamide formyltransferase/IMP cyclohydrolase, giving the protein MKIRRALISVSDKTGLVELAKALAENDIEILSTGGTLATLKKAGIQAVSVSTFTGAPEILGGRVKTLHPKIHAGILFRRDSEADNAEMIHQEYKPIDMVIVNLYPFEKTVAKPDVSEAEIIENIDIGGPTMVRAAAKNYSGVAVVTGPSDYPLIIDELKRNDGSLSLELRRELASRAFALTNTYDRAIADYFIGKKPETDDEFPRKLTLSFDHLQSLRYGENPHQKAAFYADKKFSGPTLARAEILAGKELSFNNISDLDATLEMLLDFDEPFACVLKHANPCGAAVGATLAEAYRDALASDPLSAFGSIIGLNKKIDLATAELLHQTHFVECILAPGYDEEALALMKKKKNRRLLALPEIIGGRPEGEMVNKFVRGGMLYQTADDIETLKTSLTTVTDRKPTDEETESLLFAWKIVKHTKSNAIVIVKGKATVGIGMGQTSRVDASALAVKRAGDRTRGAVLASDAFFPMPDGIEVATEAGVTAIIQPGGSKGDPEAIEAANKAKAAMVFTGVRHFKH
- the purN gene encoding phosphoribosylglycinamide formyltransferase, whose product is MSERTKLAVFISGSGSNLQSIIEAAAGGRLAAEVVLVISNKSNAYGLERATQAGIETFIYKAKKYPDQNAAATDLLEMLAQYEIDYIALAGYLQLLPNEVVKKYRNRITNIHPALLPKFGGKGMYGHFVHEAVIAAGERESGATVHLVDEIYDNGRILMQKKVPVMPDDTPDTLAARILKIEHEIYPQALDNLIKGKYD
- the coaBC gene encoding bifunctional phosphopantothenoylcysteine decarboxylase/phosphopantothenate--cysteine ligase CoaBC, translated to MPLKDKKILVGLTGGIAAYKTPILIRLLKKAGAEVRVVMTEASTRFITELTVETVSQNPVAIKMFPENRYVGPHHIDMAAWPDLFVIAPATANFIGKAASGICDDLLTTVVCATKTPIMIAPSMNSNMYLNPITQNNIEYLKSLGYIMIDPNTGEMACETYGPGRMAEPEEIYQFILQYFSKKKVLEEKTVVVTAGPCREAIDPVRFISNRSSGKMGYALARAAYDAGAKVVLISGPTNLKVDSGIKLIRVESTGEMYRAVKKEFARCDYLIMAAAPADFTVAHIEKKKIKKEYGNRSIDLIPAIDILKSLKPDKKRQKVIGFALETDHGIENARAKLKNKSLDLIVLNEVGETTPFDNDSNQVTVITKRGKPERLAPMPKMELAVRLIEYISRIK
- a CDS encoding DUF494 family protein; the encoded protein is MGNRVLEIVVFLMSHIKDHQGQLENIDDISSYLKSNGFTDNEISSAYSWVLDQLQTDSQFIIDGSQSNLSTRVLTEQERRYFTRESCGYVLQLKYLGLISDSQLEMILERGALLGPSPVNLEEVKMLVGSMLFRENELLESGRHQMVLLPDDEGLIN